The genomic segment TGCCCGTCGTGCTCGGGATGATCGAGCTGGCGCCGGATCGCGTCTTCAGCGTGTTCATTTTCGTGCTCGGCTTAATCGGGCTCTACGAAGTCGGCGCGATGACGCATGCGACGAAGTTTCGCGGCCTCGCGATCCTGTTCTTCCTGGGCTTCATCCCGATGTTCGCGTTCTCGGTCGGCGGCGATCCCGGGCTGTGGGTGCCGGCCGTGGTCTTCGTCCTGATGCTGATCCTGATCGTTCGCGTCGCGACCAGCGTCGATTCGCCAATCGTCGCCGAGCCCGGCGCGCTCACCGCAATCGGCGCGCCGTACGTCGGCGTCCTTTACCCTTACTTCGCGATGCTGCGGAATCGGATCGACGGCGCCGACTCGACGCTCCTGGTCCTGTTGCTGTGTGTGGTCAGCGACAGTGGAGCATATTTCGCCGGAAGATCGCTGGGCCGCACCAAGCTCGCGCCGCGCGTCAGCCCCAACAAAACGATCGAAGGCGCGGTCGGTGGATTCCTAGCAACTG from the Candidatus Binataceae bacterium genome contains:
- a CDS encoding phosphatidate cytidylyltransferase; amino-acid sequence: MLKTRILTAAIALPVVLGMIELAPDRVFSVFIFVLGLIGLYEVGAMTHATKFRGLAILFFLGFIPMFAFSVGGDPGLWVPAVVFVLMLILIVRVATSVDSPIVAEPGALTAIGAPYVGVLYPYFAMLRNRIDGADSTLLVLLLCVVSDSGAYFAGRSLGRTKLAPRVSPNKTIEGAVGGFLATVVAGLLLRLALEPSWSVIGTACLAAGVSILAQVGDLAGSALKRSAGVKDSGWIFPGHGGLIDRTCSLVFAVAFTYYWVK